The following proteins come from a genomic window of Amphiura filiformis chromosome 16, Afil_fr2py, whole genome shotgun sequence:
- the LOC140172479 gene encoding uncharacterized protein, which produces MTVNKLRLNHSKTEFFIAGTTQGLNKLSPVELKVGNERIKPSTSVRNLGMIFDDHMSMTKHINSLISSVNFHLRNIRRIAKYLDQDTKHHVVRCLILSRLDYGNALLYGAKSKDLDRLQSLLNKAAKLIFCADRRDSPSPLLDTLHWLPIRERIKFKICMYVFKCLQGNAPVYLTNFLTHKLKPATGPMTRSSSDTTLLTAHVGKNRIGDKSFYVSAPTLWNSLPRTIREACTLPSFKKVLKSHFYPSY; this is translated from the coding sequence ATGACTGTGAATAAATTAAGACTCAATCACagtaaaactgaatttttcattgCTGGAACCACCCAAGGACTGAACAAACTCTCTCCTGTTGAACTCAAAGTTGGTAATGAACGGATTAAGCCCAGTACTTCGGTGCGCAATCTGGGGATGATTTTCGACGATCATATGTCCATGACTAAGCACATCAACAGTCTTATTTCTTCTGTCAACTTTCACTTACGGAACATCCGTCGCATCGCTAAATATCTTGATCAGGACACAAAACATCATGTCGTTCGCTGTCTCATTCTCTCACGCCTGGACTATGGCAATGCACTCCTGTATGGAGCCAAATCAAAGGACCTGGACCGTTTACAATCTCTCCTAAACAAAGCCGCTAAACTTATTTTCTGTGCTGACAGACGTGATAGCCCATCACCTCTCCTGGACACTCTACACTGGCTGCCCATACGGGAGCGCATCAAATTCAAGATATgcatgtatgtttttaaatgtcttcagggTAATGCACCAGTTTATCTCACAAACTTTCTCACTCATAAACTCAAACCTGCTACAGGACCCATGACACGTTCTTCTTCCGATACTACTCTTCTCACCGCTCATGTCGGGAAAAATCGCATTGGAGATAAATCATTTTATGTTTCGGCACCCACACTCTGGAACAGCCTCCCAAGAACCATCAGGGAGGCATGCACACTGCCTAGTTTCAAGAAGGTGTTGAAGTCTCATTTTTATCCATCATATTGA